A region of Sulfurimonas sp. DNA encodes the following proteins:
- the trxA gene encoding thioredoxin, giving the protein MGKYLELTSTDFEATLSEGVSLVDFWAPWCGPCRMIAPVIEELAEDFDGKAKICKVNTDEEQDIAVKFGIRSIPTIMFFKNGEMVDQVVGAQSKQALAEKIDALLA; this is encoded by the coding sequence ATGGGAAAATATTTAGAACTAACTAGCACAGATTTTGAAGCAACTTTAAGCGAAGGTGTATCTTTAGTAGACTTTTGGGCGCCATGGTGTGGACCTTGTCGTATGATAGCTCCAGTTATCGAAGAATTAGCTGAAGATTTTGATGGAAAAGCTAAAATCTGCAAAGTAAATACTGATGAAGAGCAAGATATTGCTGTTAAATTTGGTATTCGTTCTATCCCAACTATCATGTTCTTCAAAAATGGTGAGATGGTTGATCAAGTTGTTGGAGCACAGTCTAAACAAGCTCTAGCAGAAAAAATAGACGCTCTTCTAGCGTAA
- the trxB gene encoding thioredoxin-disulfide reductase, which translates to MLDCAIIGGGPAGLTAGLYTTRGGLENVTMFEKGMPGGQITLSSEIENYPGVTGEITGMDLMMPWPEQCQKFGLKHEMVEVIKVSKDGDIFTIHKGDGTTQEAHSVIVGTGSRPRRAGFAGEDEFFGRGVSTCATCDGFFYKGKEVAVIGGGDTALEEALYLAKICTKVYLIHRRDEFRSAPNTVDRLKRTENIELVLNSVPDEVYGDNMGVTGIRVKNKDGKLRDIEVPGVFTFVGNDVNNQTLMQENGEFLCDMNAKGEVIVNISMATSLEGLYATGDMRIAAPKQVVSAAGDGAVAALQVISFVDEKLNG; encoded by the coding sequence ATATTAGATTGTGCAATTATTGGTGGCGGACCTGCTGGACTTACTGCTGGACTATACACTACTCGTGGTGGTTTAGAAAATGTTACAATGTTTGAAAAAGGTATGCCTGGTGGACAAATTACTTTAAGTTCTGAAATAGAAAACTATCCTGGAGTAACTGGTGAAATCACAGGAATGGATTTGATGATGCCGTGGCCTGAACAATGTCAAAAATTTGGTCTTAAACATGAGATGGTTGAAGTTATAAAAGTAAGTAAAGATGGTGATATATTTACAATTCATAAAGGTGACGGAACTACACAAGAAGCTCATAGTGTTATAGTAGGTACTGGTTCTCGTCCTCGCCGTGCAGGTTTTGCAGGAGAAGATGAATTTTTTGGTCGTGGAGTTAGTACTTGTGCTACTTGTGATGGTTTCTTTTACAAAGGCAAAGAAGTTGCAGTTATTGGTGGTGGAGACACAGCTTTAGAAGAAGCTCTTTATCTTGCTAAGATTTGTACAAAAGTTTATTTAATTCACAGAAGAGATGAATTTCGTTCTGCTCCAAATACTGTTGATAGACTAAAAAGAACTGAAAATATAGAACTTGTTTTAAACTCTGTTCCTGATGAGGTTTATGGTGACAACATGGGTGTTACAGGTATTCGTGTTAAAAACAAAGATGGAAAACTTCGTGATATTGAAGTTCCAGGTGTTTTTACTTTTGTTGGTAATGATGTAAACAATCAAACACTTATGCAAGAAAATGGCGAGTTTTTATGTGATATGAATGCAAAAGGCGAAGTTATTGTTAACATAAGTATGGCAACTTCACTTGAAGGACTTTATGCAACTGGTGACATGCGTATCGCAGCTCCAAAACAAGTTGTAAGTGCAGCTGGAGATGGTGCTGTTGCAGCTCTTCAAGTTATCTCTTTCGTTGATGAAAAACTAAACGGTTAA
- the dapB gene encoding 4-hydroxy-tetrahydrodipicolinate reductase — protein sequence MIKVGVFGANGRVGQLIIDDLKDTQDISLSSVFVRNELNFSIDPSVLVSTNINSFFDACDIVIDFSLPEACEALLEAAIKNPKPLVIGTTGLSAHQLNLLKQASEIMPILYATNMSLGVALLNKLVYQASAALKGFNIEIVEMHHKHKKDAPSGTALTLGESAANGRGLGLNKVRVSGRDGNIGERTEDEIAVMALRGGDIVGKHTVGFYNDGEFIELNHTATSRNTFSKGAIRAGTWLANKKAGLYSISDCLEL from the coding sequence ATGATTAAAGTTGGTGTATTTGGCGCAAATGGCAGAGTAGGACAACTTATTATTGATGATTTAAAAGATACTCAAGATATAAGTTTAAGTAGTGTGTTTGTAAGAAACGAGTTGAATTTTTCTATTGATCCGTCTGTTTTGGTATCTACAAATATAAACTCATTTTTTGATGCTTGTGACATTGTTATAGATTTTTCTCTTCCTGAGGCTTGTGAAGCACTTTTAGAAGCAGCTATAAAAAATCCTAAACCTTTAGTTATTGGCACAACTGGCTTAAGTGCACACCAACTTAATCTTTTAAAACAAGCAAGTGAGATTATGCCTATATTGTATGCTACGAATATGTCTTTAGGTGTAGCATTACTAAACAAATTAGTTTATCAAGCATCTGCAGCTCTTAAAGGTTTTAATATAGAAATAGTTGAAATGCATCATAAACATAAAAAAGATGCTCCTAGCGGAACTGCTCTTACTCTTGGAGAATCTGCTGCTAATGGTCGCGGACTTGGTTTAAATAAGGTTAGAGTAAGTGGCAGAGATGGAAATATTGGCGAGAGAACTGAAGATGAAATAGCTGTGATGGCTCTTAGAGGTGGAGATATTGTAGGAAAACACACTGTTGGTTTTTACAATGATGGTGAATTTATAGAGTTAAATCATACAGCAACTTCAAGAAATACTTTTAGTAAAGGTGCTATTCGTGCAGGAACTTGGCTAGCTAATAAAAAAGCTGGACTCTACTCAATAAGTGATTGCCTAGAGCTTTAA
- the purF gene encoding amidophosphoribosyltransferase — protein MREDVNEKCAVVGIFGHEEASKLAYFSLHALQHRGQEAAGISSSDGKKLRTIKKRGLVMRVFDEAKLKTLSGSSAIGHTRYSTAGEDSILDAQPVFARYDLGEMAIVHNGNLTNAEEVRNNLIKKGAIFQTFMDTENLIHLIAKSEEEKLTPRIIDAVKKIEGAFSLVFLSRTKMFAMRDRFGFRPLSLGRLPNGGYIVASETCAFDLVSAEFVRDIEPGELLIFKEGREPKSIKIFEPTPKHCIFEYVYFARPDSLVYGQSVYQIRKNMGKELAKIRPVEADLVVPVPDGGVPSAIGYAQESGIPYEMGIMRNHYIGRTFIEPTQEMRDLKVKMKLSPMTDIIKGKKVIVVDDSIVRGTTSRRIIRMLKEAGASEVHMRVSSPPTTDPCYYGVDTPNKDKLIAANMTQDEICKYIEADSLAYLDEKSLLRSVNTKKDNYCTACFTGKYIV, from the coding sequence TTGAGAGAAGATGTTAACGAAAAATGTGCAGTTGTAGGAATTTTTGGACATGAAGAAGCTTCTAAACTAGCTTACTTCTCTCTTCACGCACTCCAACATCGGGGACAAGAAGCTGCGGGAATTAGTTCTTCAGATGGAAAAAAACTTCGTACTATTAAAAAACGCGGTTTAGTAATGCGTGTTTTTGATGAAGCTAAGTTAAAAACTTTAAGTGGTTCTAGTGCGATTGGTCATACTCGTTATTCAACTGCTGGTGAGGATTCAATTCTAGATGCTCAACCAGTATTTGCCAGATATGACTTAGGTGAAATGGCGATAGTTCACAACGGTAACCTCACAAATGCGGAAGAAGTTAGAAATAACCTTATAAAAAAAGGTGCAATTTTTCAAACTTTTATGGATACAGAAAATCTAATACATCTAATAGCAAAAAGTGAAGAAGAAAAACTTACTCCTAGGATAATAGATGCTGTTAAAAAAATAGAGGGTGCTTTCTCTTTAGTTTTTTTAAGTAGAACAAAAATGTTTGCTATGCGTGATCGTTTTGGGTTTCGTCCACTTAGTCTTGGACGACTACCAAATGGTGGCTATATAGTAGCAAGTGAAACCTGTGCCTTTGACCTTGTAAGTGCCGAGTTTGTTAGGGATATTGAGCCAGGAGAACTTCTTATATTTAAAGAGGGACGAGAACCAAAAAGTATTAAAATATTTGAACCTACCCCAAAACATTGTATTTTTGAGTATGTATATTTTGCAAGACCAGATTCTTTAGTTTATGGTCAGTCAGTTTATCAGATAAGAAAAAATATGGGAAAAGAACTCGCAAAGATAAGGCCTGTTGAAGCAGACTTGGTCGTACCTGTTCCTGATGGAGGAGTTCCCTCTGCTATTGGTTATGCCCAAGAGAGTGGTATTCCCTATGAAATGGGAATTATGAGAAACCATTATATTGGTCGTACATTTATAGAACCTACACAAGAAATGCGTGATTTAAAAGTAAAAATGAAACTCTCTCCTATGACAGATATCATAAAAGGGAAAAAAGTTATAGTTGTTGATGATTCTATCGTTCGTGGAACTACATCAAGACGAATTATAAGAATGTTAAAAGAAGCAGGAGCGAGTGAAGTACATATGCGTGTATCATCTCCTCCCACAACTGACCCTTGTTACTATGGCGTAGATACTCCAAATAAGGATAAACTAATAGCTGCGAATATGACACAAGATGAAATATGTAAATATATTGAAGCTGATTCATTGGCTTATTTAGACGAAAAATCTCTACTCAGAAGCGTAAATACAAAAAAAGACAATTACTGTACTGCTTGTTTTACAGGAAAGTATATAGTTTAA
- a CDS encoding TIGR01212 family radical SAM protein (This family includes YhcC from E. coli K-12, an uncharacterized radical SAM protein.): protein MTQIYTYGNYLKNKFNCKVYKVGINISGFTCPNIDGTVAKGGCTFCENDSFSASTNQIQELKGFHLNLNSKENPFLQKQLEQLEIQFNAISKRQKNEYSAKKFLVYFQSFTNTYAPFETLKALYDKALSFDNVVGLSIGTRSDSITDETLDYLCELNKEKEIWIEFGIQSIYDETLSKINRGHDSANVKKWILKSKAKGLNVCGHLIFGLPDENQEMMLETSKQAYEWGIDSVKYHPLYVVKKTALANDFLKGKFTPITEELYLDTLVKSIVMKPNNISVQRVTAGIDDSSLLSPNWCRNKNQQVKNINKALKHLGLKY, encoded by the coding sequence ATGACTCAAATATATACTTATGGCAACTATCTAAAAAATAAATTTAATTGCAAAGTTTACAAAGTTGGTATTAATATTTCTGGCTTCACTTGCCCAAATATAGATGGAACAGTTGCAAAAGGTGGCTGTACATTTTGTGAAAATGACTCTTTTTCAGCAAGTACCAATCAAATACAAGAACTTAAAGGTTTTCACCTTAACTTAAACTCCAAAGAAAACCCTTTCTTGCAAAAGCAACTTGAACAGCTTGAAATTCAATTTAATGCCATTAGCAAGAGGCAAAAAAATGAGTATAGTGCTAAAAAATTTTTAGTATATTTTCAATCTTTTACAAATACTTATGCTCCCTTTGAAACTCTCAAAGCACTTTATGATAAAGCTTTATCTTTTGATAATGTTGTAGGACTTAGCATTGGTACTCGCTCTGATTCTATTACTGATGAAACCCTTGATTATCTTTGTGAGTTAAACAAAGAAAAAGAAATTTGGATAGAATTTGGAATACAGTCTATCTACGATGAAACACTAAGTAAAATAAATCGTGGTCACGATAGTGCAAATGTAAAAAAGTGGATTTTAAAATCTAAAGCAAAAGGTTTAAATGTTTGCGGACATCTTATTTTTGGTCTTCCTGATGAGAACCAAGAGATGATGTTAGAAACTTCAAAACAAGCTTATGAATGGGGAATTGACTCTGTAAAATATCACCCACTATATGTAGTGAAAAAAACAGCTCTAGCAAATGACTTTTTAAAAGGTAAATTCACTCCAATTACAGAAGAGTTATACCTTGATACATTAGTCAAATCTATCGTTATGAAACCTAATAATATTTCAGTTCAAAGAGTTACAGCAGGGATAGATGACTCATCCTTACTCTCTCCAAATTGGTGCAGAAATAAAAACCAACAAGTTAAAAATATTAACAAAGCATTAAAACATTTAGGTTTAAAATACTAA
- a CDS encoding methyl-accepting chemotaxis protein, which produces MLKSMSISKRLLLLALLLVSTIIVIVLLSSKIQTIQSDLALIENDLSDIEVLILQERRNEKDFLARKKVKYVDKFNLIMKTIEDKIITLEKKFNDNEIYVDEESKSLKVNLNVYKIKFNEILKQVKKIGIDKKRGYRGELRKSIHSAETLITKIKNYKILSETLTLRRNEKDFLLRKDEKYLNEHSKNIKNILKSIANIENNSQKLLINKEIKNYESKFIALANAYKILGLNEKLGLQGELRSAVYKTEDSLKEMLKQSRKELEEKLNDNTNLFYTTIVIMLVGVIIFVLFIISSITKPISRISREIAENKNNLTVQYQYDVKDELSVMVDAINTFSKKLNNTVNKSKNTSIENVAIANELSVTAASIGESVEELSNIVHETSKEATVIDNKMNDTLEETSKALEEMNEASSIIDEVSSGFNSLIGSIRNSAEVEHNLAIKLNELSTDAEQVKDILEIIGDIADQTNLLALNAAIEAARAGEHGRGFAVVADEVRKLAERTQKSLVEIQASVNVIVQNIIEASGQISVNSKEFDKLVESSSVVDEQVALSTQKMSLALKRVVVSSDYTRNTGEGVKEIMTKIHQINDISASNSKSVQEISSSTEHLSSMTEELNLQLEFFKTN; this is translated from the coding sequence ATGCTTAAATCAATGTCCATTTCCAAAAGATTACTTCTTTTAGCTCTATTGCTAGTTTCTACAATTATAGTTATTGTACTACTCTCATCAAAAATTCAAACAATTCAATCAGACTTAGCTTTAATAGAGAATGATTTAAGTGATATAGAAGTTTTAATTCTTCAAGAAAGAAGAAATGAAAAGGATTTTTTAGCTAGAAAAAAAGTCAAATATGTAGATAAGTTCAATTTAATTATGAAAACTATTGAAGATAAAATTATAACGCTTGAGAAAAAGTTTAATGACAATGAAATTTATGTGGACGAAGAGAGTAAATCTTTAAAAGTAAATCTTAATGTTTATAAAATAAAATTTAATGAAATTTTAAAACAAGTAAAAAAAATAGGCATAGATAAAAAAAGAGGGTATAGAGGAGAGTTGAGAAAGTCTATTCATAGTGCAGAAACTTTGATTACAAAAATTAAAAATTACAAAATTTTAAGTGAAACATTAACTCTTAGAAGAAATGAAAAAGATTTTTTACTTAGGAAGGACGAGAAGTATTTAAATGAACATTCTAAAAATATAAAAAATATATTAAAATCCATTGCAAATATTGAAAATAACTCACAAAAATTACTAATCAACAAAGAAATCAAAAATTATGAAAGTAAATTTATTGCATTAGCAAATGCATACAAAATCTTGGGACTTAACGAAAAATTAGGACTACAAGGAGAACTTCGCTCAGCAGTTTATAAAACTGAAGATAGTCTCAAGGAGATGTTAAAACAATCTCGTAAAGAGCTAGAAGAAAAGTTAAATGATAATACGAACTTATTTTATACAACGATAGTAATTATGCTTGTTGGTGTAATTATCTTTGTTTTATTTATAATATCATCTATCACAAAACCCATAAGTAGAATATCTCGTGAAATTGCTGAAAATAAAAATAATTTAACAGTACAGTACCAGTATGATGTAAAAGATGAACTAAGCGTAATGGTGGATGCTATAAACACTTTTTCTAAAAAGTTAAACAATACAGTAAACAAAAGCAAAAATACATCTATTGAAAATGTTGCTATTGCTAATGAGTTATCAGTTACAGCAGCTAGTATTGGTGAAAGTGTAGAAGAATTATCTAATATTGTTCATGAAACAAGTAAAGAAGCAACAGTTATAGATAATAAAATGAATGATACACTAGAAGAAACTTCAAAGGCACTAGAGGAAATGAATGAAGCTTCAAGTATAATAGATGAAGTTTCTAGTGGTTTTAACTCATTGATAGGAAGCATAAGAAATAGTGCCGAAGTAGAACATAATTTAGCTATAAAACTAAATGAATTATCTACAGATGCTGAGCAGGTTAAAGATATTTTAGAGATAATAGGTGACATTGCGGATCAAACAAATCTTTTAGCTTTAAATGCTGCTATTGAAGCAGCAAGAGCAGGTGAACACGGACGAGGTTTTGCAGTAGTTGCAGATGAAGTTAGAAAATTAGCGGAGAGAACACAAAAATCTTTAGTAGAAATTCAAGCATCTGTAAATGTAATTGTTCAAAATATTATTGAAGCATCTGGGCAAATATCAGTAAATTCTAAAGAATTTGACAAGTTAGTTGAATCTTCAAGTGTAGTTGATGAGCAAGTAGCGTTAAGTACTCAAAAAATGTCACTAGCATTAAAGAGAGTTGTTGTATCTTCTGATTATACTAGAAATACAGGAGAGGGTGTTAAAGAAATTATGACTAAGATACACCAGATTAACGATATATCTGCTTCAAACTCTAAGAGTGTACAAGAGATTTCATCATCAACAGAGCATCTATCTTCAATGACAGAAGAATTAAATCTGCAATTAGAATTTTTTAAAACTAATTAG
- a CDS encoding DUF2393 family protein, translated as MTTLFNYWHFIVIGIIFFIFVGGIVASIKQKNKKLIPPMIISISLICLLFLGFSIVVVDKYTKIPKLYKMKNKRLLSIEKIVYTGIVRNEGNHEIGKVTFEIKLVNKGHVTGNIKGGSYFKPSGFMDFFKGGSNILYRPQSITKEFIVARNLRPGEAKSFRVYFDWPPYFRNVSHFGKVYGH; from the coding sequence ATGACAACACTTTTTAATTATTGGCATTTTATTGTTATTGGTATAATTTTTTTTATTTTTGTTGGAGGTATAGTAGCATCTATAAAACAAAAAAACAAAAAATTGATACCTCCTATGATAATTTCTATTTCATTGATTTGCTTACTTTTTTTAGGTTTTTCCATTGTAGTAGTAGATAAATATACAAAAATTCCAAAACTTTATAAAATGAAAAATAAAAGACTTTTAAGTATAGAAAAAATTGTTTATACTGGTATAGTAAGAAATGAAGGCAATCATGAGATAGGTAAAGTTACCTTTGAGATTAAACTTGTAAACAAAGGTCATGTAACTGGTAATATAAAAGGTGGTTCTTACTTTAAACCTAGTGGTTTCATGGACTTTTTTAAAGGAGGTTCTAATATTTTATATAGACCTCAATCTATAACAAAAGAGTTCATTGTTGCTAGAAATTTAAGACCAGGAGAAGCGAAGTCTTTCAGAGTTTATTTTGATTGGCCACCTTACTTTAGAAATGTTTCTCATTTTGGAAAGGTTTATGGTCATTAA
- a CDS encoding DUF2393 family protein: MKSKTIAFINNLISYDYMLFGGTFILFLFLIIIGIILRRKTVLAIFFILSSFIILLGVPTIGYVKMHEFLFKNALVLTSEKKLTFTEAVVIKGTITNNSKRYFNRCKVTAKAYKVSNNKLKNFLFSFKAFQKISITIEDIEVGQTKELKMFLEPFYYSKKYNILLGAKCK, encoded by the coding sequence GTGAAATCAAAAACAATCGCTTTTATAAATAATCTCATATCGTACGATTATATGCTTTTTGGTGGTACTTTTATACTATTTTTATTCTTGATTATTATAGGTATTATCCTTAGACGAAAAACAGTTTTAGCAATCTTTTTTATACTCTCTTCTTTTATTATACTATTGGGTGTTCCAACTATTGGATATGTGAAAATGCATGAATTTTTATTTAAAAATGCTCTTGTATTAACAAGTGAAAAAAAATTAACATTTACAGAAGCAGTTGTAATTAAAGGAACAATTACAAATAACTCAAAACGCTATTTTAATCGTTGCAAAGTAACTGCTAAAGCATATAAAGTTAGTAACAATAAGTTGAAAAACTTTTTATTTTCATTTAAAGCATTTCAAAAAATATCGATTACTATTGAAGATATAGAAGTAGGTCAAACAAAAGAATTGAAGATGTTTTTAGAGCCTTTTTACTACTCTAAAAAATATAATATTTTATTAGGAGCAAAGTGCAAATGA
- the hisIE gene encoding bifunctional phosphoribosyl-AMP cyclohydrolase/phosphoribosyl-ATP diphosphatase HisIE, with protein sequence MILDAVLNRVDWQKSELLPVIVQDEKNSEVLMMAYMNKEALELSLNTKIAHYFSRSKQRIWKKGESSGNIQKIHSFNIDCDNDTLLIKVTQEGVACHTGRRSCFFTELESGEAKGDIEVSSEVLYGVIDTLYHTIQERKNADPASSWTAKLMSKGDNTILKKVVEEAGEFSFAYKDNNEHEMVYEAADLTYHMLVALAVKNISPDRIKQELARRFNMSGIAEKDSRAN encoded by the coding sequence ATGATTTTAGATGCAGTCTTAAATAGAGTCGATTGGCAAAAGTCTGAGCTTTTGCCAGTCATCGTTCAAGATGAAAAAAATAGTGAAGTTTTAATGATGGCATATATGAATAAAGAGGCTTTGGAACTTTCACTAAATACAAAGATAGCGCATTATTTTTCACGAAGCAAACAACGCATCTGGAAAAAAGGTGAGAGCAGTGGAAATATTCAAAAAATACACTCATTTAATATTGACTGTGATAATGATACGTTACTTATAAAAGTTACTCAAGAAGGAGTTGCTTGTCATACAGGTAGGCGTTCATGCTTTTTTACAGAGTTAGAGTCTGGAGAAGCAAAAGGAGATATAGAAGTTAGTTCGGAGGTGTTATATGGAGTTATTGATACTCTTTACCATACGATACAAGAGCGTAAAAATGCAGACCCTGCGTCTTCATGGACAGCAAAACTTATGAGTAAAGGCGACAATACAATTTTGAAAAAAGTTGTAGAAGAAGCCGGTGAATTTTCTTTCGCATATAAAGATAATAATGAACATGAGATGGTTTATGAAGCAGCAGATTTGACTTATCATATGCTAGTTGCTCTTGCTGTAAAAAATATCTCTCCAGATAGAATAAAGCAAGAGTTGGCTCGTAGATTTAATATGAGTGGAATAGCTGAAAAAGATTCAAGAGCAAACTAA
- a CDS encoding prohibitin family protein — protein MASDMNDYFNKKKSESGGFGKKSSGGSGGGGGGGPQMPKIDLNFGGGKAGIAYFIVAVIIMLVLAKPFTIVEEGQRGILSTNGKYQDQALLPGLHFIIPVIQKVYIVDTKVRIINYASRIEATGGSKSGIIAKPAVTVLDKRSLPVSIELTVQYRLNSQFAAQTISNWGFSWEDKIINPVVRDVVRNVIGKYDAESLTQMRNDLGAEIEAGIRESVLALENSPAILQSVQLRDIVLPIKVKEQIERVQIAKQEVQKAEQDVQRVKQEALKRAAEAEGVAQKARIEAKGIADAITIQADAKAKANILISKSLTTKLLQLEQLNVQGKFNEALQVNRDAKIFLTPGGSTPNIWVDTKETRKRTTAQ, from the coding sequence ATGGCATCAGATATGAATGATTATTTTAACAAAAAAAAGAGTGAAAGTGGAGGATTTGGAAAAAAATCCAGTGGTGGTTCTGGTGGCGGAGGTGGCGGTGGTCCACAGATGCCAAAGATTGATTTGAATTTCGGTGGAGGAAAAGCAGGGATAGCTTATTTTATTGTTGCTGTTATTATCATGTTAGTTTTAGCAAAACCTTTTACTATTGTTGAAGAGGGACAGCGTGGGATTTTAAGTACAAATGGTAAGTATCAAGATCAAGCACTTTTGCCAGGACTTCACTTTATCATTCCAGTGATTCAAAAGGTTTATATTGTAGATACTAAAGTTCGTATCATTAACTACGCCTCTCGGATAGAGGCTACTGGTGGTTCTAAATCAGGTATTATTGCAAAACCAGCAGTTACAGTTCTGGATAAAAGGAGTTTACCAGTTTCTATTGAGCTAACTGTTCAGTATAGACTTAACTCTCAGTTTGCGGCACAAACAATTTCAAACTGGGGATTCTCGTGGGAAGATAAAATTATTAATCCTGTTGTAAGAGATGTTGTTCGTAATGTAATTGGTAAGTATGATGCTGAATCACTTACACAGATGAGAAATGATTTGGGTGCTGAGATAGAAGCAGGAATTAGAGAGAGTGTTTTAGCTCTAGAAAATTCTCCAGCTATACTTCAATCAGTTCAGCTTCGTGATATTGTTTTACCTATAAAAGTAAAAGAGCAGATAGAGAGAGTTCAGATAGCTAAACAAGAAGTACAAAAAGCAGAACAAGATGTTCAGCGTGTAAAACAAGAAGCACTAAAAAGAGCTGCTGAAGCAGAAGGAGTGGCTCAAAAAGCTAGAATTGAAGCAAAAGGTATAGCGGATGCTATTACAATTCAAGCAGATGCAAAAGCAAAAGCAAATATTTTGATTTCAAAATCACTGACTACTAAACTTTTACAACTAGAGCAACTTAATGTTCAAGGTAAGTTTAATGAGGCACTTCAAGTAAATAGAGATGCTAAGATTTTCTTAACTCCTGGTGGTTCAACTCCAAATATTTGGGTTGATACAAAAGAAACTAGAAAAAGAACTACGGCACAGTAA